From the Debaryomyces hansenii CBS767 chromosome F complete sequence genome, the window CATagttatttgaaataaaccTTCTCTGTCAAACTTCTTGAAGACTGATCCTTTTAATTCTGCAAATTGATTAGACAACAAAAGTGTTAACAATGCGTTGGAATATGAATTGGCCGCAACATTTAATGAGACAGTTTGATAAATGAGAATATATGAATGCAACGACAAGTATAATATGgagaatataaaaaatacaGCAAACTTTATCCAAGCCCTGTTTCTAGTTGGTGTGATCGGTATTTGGTACAAAATGTTAAGAATATCTTGACCTATGGACGAGCATAGCTTATCGGCCACTTCCAACACCCCGAACATAACATATAATTTGATATCGGCTTGCCCCCTCACATCGTGATACATTCTTGATATGTCTAAGTTGGGCAAGGAAAGCATAGAAAAAGATAGAATCAAAATTGCAAGAGTAATAACATCTCTTTTGATCCAGCGGAATTTATTGTAAAATATGTCCAAATTTAATCCCCGGTGTACTCTAAATTGATCTATAGACTCAAAGACGGACTTGTAGCTTAGAATAAGAATCTTAAGCGGCACTAACGTAAACAACGTCAAGAATGAGTTTAAACAAACCAAAAGACCGAAAATCATAAACCGTTCCAAAGCCAAGGGTACCTTAACCAAAttagatatttcttcatatgAGCTATCATCCTCGCCTTTCTGGGAGCCGCTGGTTCGTGCTGATACTGAATTGTTCTCATCTGgcaaattcaattctaacTTTAGCAATCTATAGAGCGAGAAGATTTTATCTCTATTTCTCCAATTAGGCGGCAGCGAATGCGACGCATGACTtccatttgaaataaaattcaagaacGAAGTTGTTGTAGACGATCTGGATCTTGGGCCGATAGAATATGTTGATCTTGAAGTGGATCTGGATCTTGACTTTGAGTCTAGCGAAGTGTTTAAATGACTTGAGCCTGTAGCGCCACGGCCATCCAAAGATCTGTTTCGATTTATTCTATTCCTACCCATAAAATAAGTAGATCTAGTACATTTATTACAGAATCAATCGAATAATTGCCAGGAGGAATAGTCTTCAATATGGTACCTGATAAACAGAATTTGAActcttcttttgtttaGAAGTCACGTGCTTATCTGTACTGAAAACAGAAGAAGGCCAACTAGGCAAATCAATCAACAGTATATGataattaattgatgaGTTTATGATTAGTTAGTATGGAGGTCCTAGGTGTGCAGTCATTTATCGAATATTTAAAGCCCTTTTCGAACAAGGAATTGGTGAGTCCAGCAGAAGCTTCACGTATTCTGCTAATAATTACCGAGCTCCTCATTGATCATACGGTCGACTTGGACTTATTAAAATTTCTAAGTAGGTTCTTAACCCAACAAACAtatgatgaaataatagaagaaaagaatatagAACATCAGTGtggatatatattatgtaaCAATTCTCCAAAACAACAAGTTCGTCGTCTATCATCTAATAGTAATGGGACGACATTGACAGGTATAGGCGAAATTTCAACATCCACCAAATTTCAGATCTATAATCGAAAGCCATCCATGATATTACCAAATACGTATCTCTCCCAATATTGCTGCAAGGAACACTATCAAGCTTCGTTATTTTATCGTAACCAATTATCACAAGAAGCGGTATTTGCAAGAAAGGATATCCTCAAAGTTAGCCCATTTCCTACTGATTATCCGTCAACTTGGTACGAAAATGGAATTACATGCCTCGAAGAGGTATTGGCCAAGcataaagaattgaaagaacAAGGAAAGTCGTTGAGTGAAGTTATATCCATGATGAATGGTTTATCTGTCGTGGATGAATCAAGAAGTAATGAAACCAATGAATTGATTAAGTTGATTGAAgactttgaaattgttgaaaaggAGGGTGGTTTAGAAGGTGATGGTCTTCCAGATGAAAGTCAGTATCTAGATAGGGAAGAAATGTCTACCGGTGTTGATGGTTACTACACCACTGATACAAGTTTTGGAGGCTACGTTGTATAATGACGTGATAGTCATTTATGTTACGAGCATATTCGATACTATTGCATTCAAGATATTGGCATATTTCGGAcattttttcaacttcatacgtgcaaaattatatattcatatatacTGTATAATACTTCATTTACGACGCTAATGAAAAGATGGAATTTACTATATTACACTATGTACAATCAAGGTTCTAAAATTTTAGCTTTTTATCGAAATTTACACCAAGCTTGAAATTATGATAACCCACATCATCTAAATAATCTCCTAAATGCTTGCCCATACCAATTCTCTCTAGACTTGGCATTCCTCTCtgatttttctttgtctttcttgaatcattttctattatataatcGTTATAGGTTTTCGTTACTGTATCCGGATTAACAATTTCTGAGTGTCTAAACACTTTATTATCctctattaattttataatatgCATATATCTGTTCAATTGTTCATTATAATGCTCGTTCATTTGACGCTGCAATATCTTTTGTTCTTGTAATAATGGAGATTTTGAcgatttcaatttgttgtaTTTTAGATAATACGAGGTTAGTCTCTCGTTGACAATATCAGTCGCGTCGTCTAATGAATTCGACCATTCCTTAACATATGATGCCACATCTCTATCACAGTCATTTTGTACCGATCTATCTATCAAATATTCCCACAAACCTTCTCCTTTTGCCAACAGATCGTAGTAGGTTTTTGGATGAAGTCTCTCATCGTCGCCAAACCCATTGCTACCCCGTACACTATAACTACCATCAGAAAATTGTGGTTCAGTGATGCTGACATCATTTCCCGATGCGTTCCATACCGTTTTGAGTCTCACTAGTCGCATCATTTTCTTAATATCTAGCGCCACTTCTTTTAGTTGGTTGAGTCTTGGATATGGCATTCTAATATACGGAATTGATACTGGCCCTGCTTCGGTCAATTGTATCTGAACTTTGAATGGGCCTTTTTCGTTCACTATAGATTGTAAATGTTCAAGATAGTGATACTTATTGATATCAAATTCCATCCCCGGTTTCACTATACCATTTATATATTCGAGATCATATGCGTATGCGATGGATGACTTGCGGGTAGAACcaggaattgaaattgatgtaGAAACTGTCTCTTCTACGGGTAATAATGCACTTTCAGGTGTGTACGGTAATAAATGAGGTGTAGGTATTTCATGGTTAGTCTgtaactttttcaaataacgACGAAGCAATTTCTGCGTATTCTCTTCACAATTTAACAATTCCTTTTTAATCCgattctctttttctttcagGGAAAGGTTCTTAAATCCCCGTAAAGGCGATGGAGGTTTCTTTGACTTCGATGCAATTTGCTTCAAAAAGAGTGCGGGCTTGTccttgttcttgttcttATCTATTTCGCCAGGATCTTTTAAATATTCAGCCCTCCAATTTTGTTCATGTAGTTTCTGCAGGCGATATTCTACCAATTTCTCTATCAAATTAATGCTTGCCGTTTTATTATTCTCTATATTTTCTAAGTTATTTTGAAGCTCCAATCCTGCGACTATTCTTtctctcaatttattgGGATTATCTACCTTTCCCTTATTTTTGGTTCTAAATTCGTCTTGTATGATATAAAGCAACTCTGACTTTAAAAGCTTCATGTATAATTTGCGGTCTATATTAGCcttgaataattctgtTTGGATATCTTTGGAAAATGCATCATTGGATTGTTCTATCTTTAGAGTTGATACTCTATTCGTATGTCGTATAAGTGATCTATACAATGCAATCATTGCATCTTTATGAGCAAATGACTGTTTGAACGAAGCACTTAGCATATCTATAGATAGCGCTTTGGGACATAAACATGGTGAATAGGTAGAAGCCATTTTGCAAGTTTTTTTGAGATAGAGATACATGTCGCACGTGAGGGAAACCAATATCAAAGAGATGATTAACGTCTAACATCAACTAGGTGTAAACAACAAAAGAAACTGAAGAATGGTATGTATATCCCAATTGATACggtttattatattgttaatgTACTAATTTGGACTTAGCCACCTAAACTTTCGAAAACTTCGAAAACCAACCAAATTACCATCATAAAATTCAAGCGGAACAAGAGTACTTATGTTTTGCCTTTAGACCTAAATGCCAAAGCTTCGTTATCTATAGCGAATTTTAAATCCTCGTTGGCAAGAGCAGTAGAACAATCAGGTGGTTTGTCTCTTGTTGAGGAGGACGAGGAAACTAATAAGTTGGATAATGACGATATCGAAGTTCCCAAGTCAGAATACATTGATAACGTGGAGAATGATGGAATGGtggatgataatgaagaagatactAAGAATATCATCCAAGATGTAAAAGGCGATGATTTGATATTGGCGCTTCCAAAGGATAAAACTTCACCGTACGATAATACCTGGATCGAAATAACAGACGACTCTAGTATATCAAGCCTTAAGTttaatgattatgatataATAGCCTTTAAACATGTTGACGACGAtacatttttcatttcGGAAGCTGCATACgatgaataatattaatttgctatcattttgaatatataatgtatataataCTTACTTCGTGAAGAGTACAACAAGTCGACTTTCTTTTGCGATATGTTTATCTAATGTACAATAAAAACTAACACTTTCTTCCATTGGTACCGCTTACTTTTCTAATCCCAGCTGAATGGACCCTGTTATTTGCGTTCTTAGATGGGATCATACCTGAGTTAACTCTTGAGTTGGACCTGGACTTTggtattttaatattttgagtTGGTGAAGAGTGcggtgaagaagataacGTAGTACTTACAGTCCGTGTAGTGGTAGTTGTTGTTCTCTTTTTTAGCAGTACCGGCAGGTTGCCTGCATTTACAGAGATAGAACGTAAAACCTTCCAATCGCTCGCTCCTTGATCTCTTTTATTGTTTGCTATTGTACCCTCGACATCCTGTATTTCTCCTTCTGCCTCGTATGCGGGCTTTCTAACTGGGCTTTGGATATCTTGCATCGACTCAGttccattattaatatcattttcttcatctgaaTTGTTAATGATTTCGACAACCCCCGAgttatcttcttccttaTACTTTCTTGGTTGGCCAGGTGATTCCATTGGTACAGCTGTCTGAATTTTGGCTGCTAAGGCGCCActtatctttcttcttctaattggTGTGTGGAACGAAGAATCCATATGGCTTACCGAAGAGTTTAtttgttgctgttgctgtaACCTTCTTTGTTTAGCTTCTAACTTCATTCTGGCTTTGAAGTCTTCATATGAAGTTAATGAGTATAATCCTCCGATCACTTCGTCTGGTCTATTGTCTAAGCACATAGTATGTCTCCAATCCCTAAATTCATTCTGGTGCAAGTATAACCAATGTTGTTGGGGTCCTACAACCATACCTGGACGGACCAATCTCATATAACTGATACATTCATTAGCAGTAAAACCATGGGTGTAGATTAAATGCGCACCGATGAGACACCCAGTTCTACCTAAACCAGCCTTACAATGAACTGCAATTTTACCACCTTTATTTATAACACACTCCGCAGCGCCAATAAATTTCTGAACATACTCCAAAGTAGGACATGTTCCGTCGTCAAAAATCATATCGATATGCTGAATACCTCGTTTCGTAAATTCGCTAGCATCATATAAGTGAGAATTCAATCTAACCACCAATTGTACGTTATTAAGCATGAAATAATTTAGGACCTTCTTAAAAGGTTCATTAAGCGAGCCCGGCTTTCCTCCTCTCATACTTTGTTGTGGAGATGCGAAGGCAATGAAGTCCTTGGACACAACGTTAAAGTCACCCTGGTCGACTCTTTCATATTGCTCATACTCCTCTAAATTGAAGCTTGTCAAGTCTAACATTCCCCTTTCTTTAGCCCTCCACATACCGTACACTATGTCCTGTACGGTTATTTCGAAATCTGCTTTCGAGTACCCGGCATCACGGAAGCCCTGCAATGGAGGCTCGATCTGGGATATTGGTTGCAATACCTGATGGGGTGACCACGATTGGACCAAAACCATATAGCAACAAAGCAAGCAAGCGGCATTAGCCCTCTCCTTAGGAGATGT encodes:
- a CDS encoding DEHA2F15356p (similar to uniprot|Q00684 Saccharomyces cerevisiae YFR028C CDC14 Protein phosphatase required for mitotic exit), yielding MPKIKSNFPLIEFLRNRIYLGAYDYTPPDTNDLVYFTVEDALPYNAFHLDFGPLHIGSLYRFAVVLHNILNEESNQGKAIVFYSTTSPKERANAACLLCCYMVLVQSWSPHQVLQPISQIEPPLQGFRDAGYSKADFEITVQDIVYGMWRAKERGMLDLTSFNLEEYEQYERVDQGDFNVVSKDFIAFASPQQSMRGGKPGSLNEPFKKVLNYFMLNNVQLVVRLNSHLYDASEFTKRGIQHIDMIFDDGTCPTLEYVQKFIGAAECVINKGGKIAVHCKAGLGRTGCLIGAHLIYTHGFTANECISYMRLVRPGMVVGPQQHWLYLHQNEFRDWRHTMCLDNRPDEVIGGLYSLTSYEDFKARMKLEAKQRRLQQQQQINSSVSHMDSSFHTPIRRRKISGALAAKIQTAVPMESPGQPRKYKEEDNSGVVEIINNSDEENDINNGTESMQDIQSPVRKPAYEAEGEIQDVEGTIANNKRDQGASDWKVLRSISVNAGNSPVSLKKRTTTTTTRTVSTTLSSSPHSSPTQNIKIPKSRSNSRVNSGMIPSKNANNRVHSAGIRKVSGTNGRKC
- a CDS encoding DEHA2F15312p (weakly similar to CA1685|IPF12270 Candida albicans IPF12270), which translates into the protein MLSASFKQSFAHKDAMIALYRSLIRHTNRVSTLKIEQSNDAFSKDIQTELFKANIDRKLYMKLLKSELLYIIQDEFRTKNKGKVDNPNKLRERIVAGLELQNNLENIENNKTASINLIEKLVEYRSQKLHEQNWRAEYLKDPGEIDKNKNKDKPALFLKQIASKSKKPPSPLRGFKNLSSKEKENRIKKELLNCEENTQKLLRRYLKKLQTNHEIPTPHLLPYTPESALLPVEETVSTSISIPGSTRKSSIAYAYDLEYINGIVKPGMEFDINKYHYLEHLQSIVNEKGPFKVQIQLTEAGPVSIPYIRMPYPRLNQLKEVALDIKKMMRLVRLKTVWNASGNDVSITEPQFSDGSYSVRGSNGFGDDERLHPKTYYDSLAKGEGLWEYLIDRSVQNDCDRDVASYVKEWSNSLDDATDIVNERLTSYYLKYNKLKSSKSPLLQEQKILQRQMNEHYNEQLNRYMHIIKLIEDNKVFRHSEIVNPDTVTKTYNDYIIENDSRKTKKNQRGMPSLERIGMGKHLGDYLDDVGYHNFKLGVNFDKKLKF
- a CDS encoding DEHA2F15290p (weakly similar to uniprot|P40084 Saccharomyces cerevisiae YER139C): MEVLGVQSFIEYLKPFSNKELVSPAEASRISLIITELLIDHTVDLDLLKFLSRFLTQQTYDEIIEEKNIEHQCGYILCNNSPKQQVRRLSSNSNGTTLTGIGEISTSTKFQIYNRKPSMILPNTYLSQYCCKEHYQASLFYRNQLSQEAVFARKDILKVSPFPTDYPSTWYENGITCLEEVLAKHKELKEQGKSLSEVISMMNGLSVVDESRSNETNELIKLIEDFEIVEKEGGLEGDGLPDESQYLDREEMSTGVDGYYTTDTSFGGYVV
- a CDS encoding DEHA2F15334p (no similarity), with product MPPKLSKTSKTNQITIIKFKRNKSTYVLPLDLNAKASLSIANFKSSLARAVEQSGGLSLVEEDEETNKLDNDDIEVPKSEYIDNVENDGMVDDNEEDTKNIIQDVKGDDLILALPKDKTSPYDNTWIEITDDSSISSLKFNDYDIIAFKHVDDDTFFISEAAYDE